A genomic segment from Pyrodictium occultum encodes:
- a CDS encoding class I SAM-dependent methyltransferase, translated as MSTAMVFERLWSRYDRWYERNRVIAENELRAVQGLGLRGRGVEVGVGTGWFASRLGVEYGVDPSTAMLRVARRRGVEAVQGVGEALPLRSGSMDYVLLIVTLCFVDDPAAVVEEAARVARRGGSVAACIVPRDSAWGRYYMERRTESPFYRVARFYTVSEVEDMMREAGLMIDAYSSVLRFPPWGKPVEEEPEPSPRGGFVCVKAVKP; from the coding sequence TTGTCCACCGCCATGGTGTTCGAGAGGCTGTGGAGCCGGTACGATAGATGGTACGAGAGGAACCGAGTGATAGCCGAGAATGAGCTCAGAGCTGTCCAGGGCCTCGGCCTCCGGGGCAGGGGCGTCGAGGTGGGAGTCGGGACCGGCTGGTTCGCCTCGAGGCTAGGCGTCGAGTACGGCGTCGACCCGAGCACCGCCATGCTCCGGGTCGCCAGGCGCCGTGGAGTTGAGGCGGTGCAGGGGGTAGGAGAGGCTCTTCCCCTACGGAGCGGCTCAATGGACTACGTGCTCCTCATAGTTACCCTCTGCTTCGTCGACGACCCCGCGGCGGTCGTGGAGGAGGCTGCGCGGGTTGCTAGGAGGGGAGGCTCTGTAGCGGCGTGCATAGTGCCAAGGGATAGCGCCTGGGGCCGCTACTACATGGAGCGGAGGACCGAGAGCCCCTTCTACAGGGTTGCCAGGTTCTACACCGTCTCGGAGGTGGAGGATATGATGAGGGAGGCGGGGCTGATGATTGATGCCTACAGCTCCGTCCTGCGCTTCCCGCCCTGGGGGAAGCCGGTGGAGGAGGAGCCCGAGCCCAGCCCCCGGGGAGGCTTTGTATGCGTGAAGGCTGTCAAGCCCTAG
- a CDS encoding 30S ribosomal protein S26e, translated as MPKKRQNRGRHKGSKGRTRVVQCDNCGRLIPRDKAICITKWYTPVDPQLARELEKKGAIIMKYPVEKCYCVSCAVHYGIVKVRPEEERKAVRTPTV; from the coding sequence ATGCCCAAGAAGAGGCAGAACAGAGGCAGGCATAAGGGGTCGAAGGGCCGGACCCGCGTGGTCCAGTGCGATAACTGCGGCAGGCTAATCCCCAGGGACAAGGCCATCTGCATCACCAAGTGGTACACCCCGGTGGACCCGCAGCTGGCCAGGGAGCTGGAGAAGAAGGGCGCAATCATAATGAAGTATCCCGTCGAGAAGTGCTACTGTGTCAGCTGCGCAGTCCACTACGGCATCGTCAAGGTGAGGCCGGAGGAGGAGCGCAAGGCCGTGAGAACTCCTACGGTATAG